The DNA window AGCAAAGTCATCGACGGCTGTTCTCGTCGAGCGAGTCGGACAGCTCTTCGTTCGTCTGTTTCATGTGTTCCTCGATTCCCTCCTCAGCGAATCCAGCCATTTCACGTACGTCTTCCTCAGTTCGGGTGATTGCGAGTCGGTCCAGCAACTCGTCGAACGTCTCGTCGTCCTGTTTCACCGCCTCGAGTTTCGCTTTCGTCTCCTCAGAGATGCGAATCGACGTGCTCATGCGAATACATTGTATGCAGCGTGTGGTAGATGTTTCGCCGTCTCGAGCAGCGCTGGAATACGGCGTGAAACTGCATATCACGGCAACGACTCGCAGTCCAGTACACCGCGAGCACGAGCACGGCTTCGAGCGGGCCGCTCTACCGCGAGTCCGAATTGACCTGTCCGTTCTCGTGGGTATCGCCGACGTCGGTCGCCAGGGGGAGCCTGAGCGTGATGGTGGTCCAGCCGTCAGACCGGTCGTAGGAAACCGTCCCGTCGGCCGATTCGACGATCCACCGGACGACCCACAGTCCGAGCCCGCTCCCGTGTTTGAGCTGGGTGACGTCCGCGCCATCGAATATGACGGCCTGTTCGTACTCGGGGATTCCGGGGCCGTCGTCTTCGATCGTGATGACGACGTTCTGGCCGGTCGCTCTGGTGGTCGCGTGGATCGGCGTCTCCGTCCGCGTGCTCACCCGGACGGTCGGTGAGCCGGTGTTGTGCGTGACCGCGTTCTCCACGAGGTTCTCCAGGGCGTCCCTGATTTCGAGCCCCGTCGACACGGGGACGGGCGTCTCGATGTCTGTCTCGATAGTCGCGTCGTGCCACTTCCGCCGTGCGTCTGCGACCACTTCGGTGGCCACACCGCCGATCTCCACTATCGTATCGGACGGGGACTCACCGAGCATGTTCTCCGCCATGCGAGCCTTCTCGCTGACGCCTGCGAGGTCCTCGGCGTGGGAGATAATCCGGGACGCGGCGTCCGTGACCTCGGTCGTGGTCCCCTTGTCGGCTATCTGCTCGGCCATCCCCAGGATGACGGTCAGGTCGTTGCGGACGTTGTGGCGTAACACGCGATGGAGGACGTGGAGGTGCTGTCTGGCGTGT is part of the Haloarcula salinisoli genome and encodes:
- a CDS encoding DUF7557 family protein codes for the protein MSTSIRISEETKAKLEAVKQDDETFDELLDRLAITRTEEDVREMAGFAEEGIEEHMKQTNEELSDSLDENSRR
- a CDS encoding ATP-binding protein — protein: MFFLDEDLRITRIAGTLAEWLDQGHEALLGEPVTAVVAEADVGALQTALSQVIDTQTSQTVTCRFEVAGETIPVRIELAPVAPESTLGTVIGTVHRETIPEERPSAQLVRLRNFIELLDDAAVVYELVDGEPLVQAVNSAFEGTFGYQPEFIVGESLNDYIVPAEYQTEAARFDEQVADGNVTTELVRRQTTNGVQEFSYRGLPIDRTEGHLYGLAIYADMTETQHARQHLHVLHRVLRHNVRNDLTVILGMAEQIADKGTTTEVTDAASRIISHAEDLAGVSEKARMAENMLGESPSDTIVEIGGVATEVVADARRKWHDATIETDIETPVPVSTGLEIRDALENLVENAVTHNTGSPTVRVSTRTETPIHATTRATGQNVVITIEDDGPGIPEYEQAVIFDGADVTQLKHGSGLGLWVVRWIVESADGTVSYDRSDGWTTITLRLPLATDVGDTHENGQVNSDSR